One part of the Pannonibacter sp. XCT-53 genome encodes these proteins:
- a CDS encoding BMP family protein, whose translation MTQKSSLDVSRRSLLLGAGATLAGSALLPRMAFGQSPIKAAGIYTVPVEQQWVSRIHIAAEAAKAAGQIDYTFTENTANTDYPRVMREYAESGVKLIVGEIFGVEQEAREVAAEYPEVAFLMGSSFMPDAALPNLAVFDNYIQDASYLSGIIAGAMTKSGKIGMVGGFPIPEVNRLMHAFMAGVKETRKDATFQVSFIGSWFDPPKAKETAFAMIDGGADMLYAERFGVSDAAKERGVLAIGNVIDTQKDYPDTVVASALWHFEPTLQKAIANINAGSFKADNYGVYSFMKEGGCSLAPLGTFEGKVPAAAMDLVRTREAAIKAGTFTVEINDTEPKSS comes from the coding sequence ATGACGCAGAAATCCAGTCTTGATGTCAGCCGCCGCAGCCTGCTTCTGGGCGCCGGCGCAACCTTGGCCGGCAGCGCGCTGCTGCCGCGCATGGCCTTCGGCCAGAGCCCGATCAAGGCCGCCGGCATCTACACCGTGCCGGTGGAACAGCAGTGGGTCAGCCGCATCCACATCGCGGCGGAAGCTGCCAAGGCCGCCGGGCAGATCGACTACACCTTCACCGAAAACACCGCCAACACCGACTATCCGCGCGTCATGCGGGAATACGCCGAAAGCGGCGTGAAGCTGATCGTCGGCGAGATTTTCGGCGTCGAGCAGGAAGCCCGCGAAGTGGCGGCCGAATATCCGGAAGTCGCCTTCCTGATGGGCTCGTCCTTCATGCCGGACGCTGCCCTGCCGAACCTCGCGGTCTTCGACAACTACATCCAGGACGCGTCGTATCTCTCCGGCATCATCGCTGGCGCCATGACCAAGTCCGGCAAGATCGGCATGGTCGGCGGCTTCCCGATCCCGGAAGTGAACCGCCTGATGCATGCCTTCATGGCCGGCGTGAAGGAAACCCGCAAGGACGCGACCTTCCAGGTCAGCTTCATCGGCTCCTGGTTCGATCCCCCGAAGGCCAAGGAAACCGCCTTCGCCATGATCGATGGCGGCGCGGACATGCTCTATGCCGAGCGCTTCGGCGTGTCGGATGCGGCCAAGGAACGCGGCGTGCTGGCCATCGGCAACGTCATCGACACGCAGAAGGACTATCCGGACACGGTGGTGGCCTCGGCCCTGTGGCACTTCGAGCCGACGCTGCAGAAGGCGATCGCCAACATCAACGCCGGCAGCTTCAAGGCCGACAATTACGGCGTCTATTCCTTCATGAAGGAAGGCGGCTGCTCGCTGGCGCCGCTCGGCACCTTCGAGGGCAAGGTTCCGGCCGCAGCCATGGACCTCGTCAGGACGCGGGAGGCGGCGATCAAGGCCGGCACCTTCACCGTCGAGATCAACGACACCGAGCCGAAGTCCTCGTGA
- the prmB gene encoding 50S ribosomal protein L3 N(5)-glutamine methyltransferase encodes MPTAAPTPIPGLAIDLRRDVAEMETLKDVLRLAVSAFESADLYFGHGSSTALDEAVFIILETLRLPIDDFNTWADARLSAHEKALLGERLALRIEKRLPAAYITGRSYLLGVPFRSDARALVPRSYIAELLRSPFFDGSDPAVSLIGDPEEVTSVLDLCTGGGSLAIFAAYAFPNARVDAVDLSPEALSLAAENVAEHGLEDRIELLQGNLFEPVKGRTYDLIITNPPYVHPDVMDVLPDEFRHEPELALHGGHDGLDLVREILARYRDHMNEGGGILCEIGEDHEILDADFPELPFLWLATEESDSEVFWLPARPQWG; translated from the coding sequence ATGCCGACCGCCGCCCCCACACCGATCCCTGGCCTTGCCATCGACCTGCGCCGCGACGTGGCGGAGATGGAGACCCTCAAGGACGTGCTGCGGCTGGCCGTCAGCGCCTTCGAGAGCGCCGACCTCTACTTCGGCCATGGCTCGTCGACCGCCCTGGACGAGGCGGTGTTCATCATCCTGGAGACGCTGCGCCTGCCCATCGACGACTTCAACACCTGGGCCGACGCCCGGCTCAGCGCGCATGAGAAGGCGTTGCTCGGCGAGCGGCTGGCGCTGCGCATCGAGAAGCGGTTGCCGGCAGCCTACATCACCGGCCGCAGCTACCTGCTCGGCGTGCCGTTCAGGTCGGATGCGCGGGCGCTGGTGCCGCGCTCCTACATCGCCGAACTGCTGCGTTCGCCCTTCTTTGACGGCTCCGACCCGGCGGTCAGCCTGATCGGCGATCCCGAAGAGGTCACGTCCGTTCTGGACCTGTGCACCGGCGGCGGCTCGCTGGCGATCTTCGCCGCCTATGCCTTCCCCAATGCCAGGGTGGATGCGGTCGACCTGTCGCCGGAAGCCTTGAGCCTTGCGGCGGAGAATGTCGCCGAGCACGGGCTGGAAGACCGCATCGAGCTGTTGCAGGGCAACCTGTTCGAGCCGGTGAAGGGCCGCACCTACGACCTGATCATCACCAACCCGCCCTATGTCCATCCGGACGTGATGGACGTGCTGCCGGACGAGTTCCGGCACGAGCCGGAACTGGCGCTGCATGGCGGCCATGACGGGCTGGATCTGGTGCGCGAGATCCTGGCCCGCTACCGCGACCACATGAACGAAGGCGGCGGCATCCTCTGCGAGATCGGCGAGGACCACGAGATCCTCGATGCGGATTTCCCGGAGCTGCCGTTCCTGTGGCTGGCGACGGAAGAATCGGATTCCGAGGTGTTCTGGCTGCCGGCCAGGCCGCAGTGGGGTTGA
- a CDS encoding ATP-binding cassette domain-containing protein produces MSGTTQEARDIVLRLDGITKRFGPLVANDAISLTLARGEIIALLGENGAGKTTLMNILFGHYTADAGQVEVFGKLLPPGQPRAALAAGVGMVHQHFTLADHLTVTENILLGTQPLWQLGLGLGAARDKIAKLSADFGLAVHPDAKVSVLSVGERQRVEILKALYRDARILILDEPTAVLTPQETDALFETLKKAVARGLSIVFISHKLHEVMAVADRCLVLRHGKLVAERDTHQTSGAELAALMVGGTVPELSPSTARPGAPLLLLSRVTTPDAEAAPGLKDVTLTLRAGEITGLAGVSGNGQAALSDLIGGLIRPQSGTLELAGATVAAWSAHDAILAGIARIPEDRHKTGTIADFSLTENAILERYREAPFSRKGWMNWGAAEGFARDIIQTYDVRCPGPDARIRLLSGGNMQKLILGRVLEPGPKVILANQPVRGLDIGAITFIHSRLIAARDAGAAVLLISEDLDEVLKLSDVVHVIYEGRLSPGFARGSMGPADLGLWMAGQGFDHAA; encoded by the coding sequence GTGAGCGGCACGACCCAGGAGGCGCGGGACATCGTCCTGCGCCTCGACGGCATCACCAAACGCTTTGGCCCGCTCGTCGCCAATGACGCCATCAGCCTGACGCTTGCCCGCGGCGAGATCATCGCGCTGCTCGGCGAGAACGGCGCGGGCAAGACGACGCTGATGAACATCCTCTTCGGCCATTACACGGCCGATGCGGGACAGGTGGAGGTGTTCGGCAAGCTGCTGCCACCCGGCCAGCCGCGTGCGGCGCTTGCGGCTGGCGTCGGCATGGTGCACCAGCACTTCACCCTCGCCGACCACCTCACCGTGACCGAGAACATCCTGCTCGGCACGCAGCCCTTGTGGCAGCTGGGCCTTGGGCTCGGCGCGGCCCGGGACAAGATTGCGAAGCTTTCCGCCGATTTCGGCCTTGCCGTCCATCCGGATGCCAAGGTGTCCGTGCTGTCGGTCGGCGAGCGGCAGCGGGTGGAGATCCTCAAGGCGCTCTACCGCGACGCGCGCATCCTGATCCTCGACGAGCCGACCGCCGTGCTGACGCCGCAGGAGACGGACGCGCTGTTCGAGACCCTGAAGAAGGCCGTGGCGCGCGGGCTCTCCATCGTCTTCATCAGCCACAAGCTGCATGAGGTGATGGCGGTGGCCGACCGCTGCCTGGTGCTCCGGCATGGCAAGCTGGTCGCCGAACGCGACACGCACCAGACCTCGGGCGCCGAACTGGCGGCCCTGATGGTCGGCGGCACCGTGCCGGAACTGAGCCCCTCGACGGCCAGGCCCGGCGCGCCGCTGCTGCTGCTGAGCCGGGTCACGACCCCGGATGCGGAAGCCGCGCCCGGCCTGAAGGACGTGACGCTGACCCTCCGCGCAGGCGAGATCACGGGACTGGCCGGGGTCTCCGGCAACGGCCAGGCCGCCCTGTCGGACCTCATCGGCGGGCTGATCCGGCCCCAGAGCGGCACGCTGGAGCTGGCGGGCGCGACCGTGGCCGCGTGGTCGGCGCATGACGCCATCCTCGCCGGCATCGCCCGCATTCCGGAGGACCGGCACAAGACCGGCACCATCGCCGATTTCAGCCTGACAGAGAACGCCATCCTCGAGCGCTACCGCGAGGCGCCGTTCAGCCGCAAGGGCTGGATGAACTGGGGCGCGGCCGAGGGCTTTGCCCGCGACATCATCCAGACCTATGACGTGCGCTGCCCCGGCCCGGACGCGCGCATCCGGCTCCTGTCAGGCGGCAACATGCAGAAGCTGATCCTCGGCCGGGTGCTGGAGCCGGGGCCGAAGGTCATTCTCGCCAACCAGCCGGTGCGCGGCCTCGACATCGGCGCGATCACCTTCATCCATTCCCGCCTGATCGCCGCCCGCGACGCCGGTGCGGCCGTCCTGCTCATCTCGGAGGATCTCGACGAGGTGCTGAAACTCTCCGACGTGGTGCATGTCATCTACGAAGGCCGCCTGTCGCCCGGCTTTGCCCGCGGCAGCATGGGGCCGGCCGATCTCGGCCTGTGGATGGCCGGACAAGGATTTGACCATGCGGCTTGA
- a CDS encoding heavy metal translocating P-type ATPase — MTKATDPVLCEWTVTGMDCGSCAGKVKGAVERLPGVSGVDVTLITERLRLTLDATVTPRERVEAAVTALGYGITARPAAASTPAPAALAEPCGCGHGAHRQDDHPHDHGHDHGHDHGHDHGHDHGHHHAHDHGSRHTHDQGPGPDAAMTGTAPVVTDARRRWHRTAKGKLVVLTGALLGLAWGAHLVLSPGLAAWGFVAACIIGVLPVARRAFAALSAGMPFTIEMLMTIAAAGALLIGAAEEAALVVFLFAVGEVLEGVAADRAREGIRALARLVPKTALLETPTGTREVAADSLAPGQIVLVRPGDRVPADGVIRSGLSGVDESPVTGESVPRTKGAGDEVFAGSINTEALLKVEVTRAAADNTIARIIKLVEEAESARAPTERFIDRFSRYYMPFIVGLAALVAIVPPLGTGADWDTWIYRALSLLLIGCPCALVISVPASIASALSAGARRGLLMKGGAVIEALARVRTVTFDKTGTLTEGRPQVVDLVPVAGADDAALLQAAAAVEAGSSHPLAKAIVARAQALSLAIPAAEGGRAMAGKGVEATVEGRHVQVVSPRHAAELKVLSGPAEAVATRLEGDGKTVVCVLRDGQLLGLVALRDEPREDARSGIRQLDGLGVAAVMLTGDNARTAAAIAGGLGLAVRAELMPEDKVRAIRELASDGGVMMVGDGINDAPALAQASVGVAMGSGTDVALETADAAILRDRVGDVAGLLRLARKAMGNIHQNIAIALGLKAVFLVTSVLGVTGLWLAILADTGATVLVTLNALRLLAYDPGKEG, encoded by the coding sequence ATGACGAAGGCAACTGACCCGGTCCTGTGCGAATGGACCGTCACCGGCATGGACTGCGGGTCCTGCGCCGGCAAGGTGAAGGGGGCGGTCGAGCGGCTGCCCGGGGTGAGCGGGGTGGACGTCACGCTGATCACCGAACGGCTGCGGCTGACCCTGGACGCCACCGTGACCCCGCGCGAGCGGGTCGAGGCTGCGGTGACGGCCCTGGGCTACGGCATCACGGCGCGCCCCGCGGCCGCCTCGACGCCGGCACCTGCGGCCCTGGCGGAGCCCTGCGGCTGCGGCCATGGCGCGCACCGGCAGGACGACCATCCGCACGATCACGGGCACGATCACGGGCACGATCACGGGCACGATCACGGGCACGACCATGGGCATCACCATGCGCACGACCACGGTTCCCGCCACACGCATGACCAGGGGCCCGGACCGGACGCGGCCATGACGGGGACCGCGCCTGTCGTCACAGACGCACGCCGCCGCTGGCACCGCACAGCAAAGGGCAAGCTCGTGGTCCTGACCGGCGCATTGCTCGGCCTGGCCTGGGGCGCGCATCTGGTGCTGTCGCCCGGTCTGGCTGCCTGGGGCTTCGTTGCCGCCTGCATCATCGGCGTTCTGCCGGTTGCCCGGAGAGCCTTTGCCGCGCTTTCGGCCGGCATGCCCTTCACCATCGAGATGCTGATGACCATCGCCGCAGCCGGTGCGCTGCTGATCGGCGCGGCGGAAGAGGCGGCGCTCGTGGTCTTCCTCTTTGCTGTCGGCGAGGTGCTGGAAGGCGTTGCTGCCGACCGGGCCCGCGAGGGCATCCGGGCGCTGGCGCGTCTCGTCCCGAAAACCGCCCTGCTGGAAACGCCCACGGGCACCCGCGAGGTGGCAGCCGACAGCCTTGCGCCCGGCCAGATCGTGCTGGTCCGCCCCGGCGACCGCGTTCCCGCCGATGGCGTCATCCGCTCCGGCCTCTCCGGTGTCGATGAAAGTCCGGTGACCGGCGAGAGCGTGCCGCGCACGAAGGGCGCGGGCGACGAGGTCTTTGCCGGCTCGATCAACACCGAGGCCCTGCTCAAGGTCGAGGTCACCCGCGCGGCCGCCGACAACACCATCGCCCGCATCATCAAGCTGGTCGAGGAGGCGGAAAGCGCCCGCGCGCCGACCGAACGCTTCATCGACCGCTTCAGCCGCTACTACATGCCCTTCATCGTCGGCCTTGCCGCGCTGGTCGCCATTGTGCCGCCGCTGGGCACTGGCGCGGACTGGGACACCTGGATCTATCGCGCCCTGTCGCTGCTCCTCATCGGCTGCCCCTGTGCGCTGGTTATTTCCGTGCCTGCCTCCATCGCCTCGGCCCTGTCGGCCGGCGCAAGGCGCGGGTTGCTGATGAAGGGGGGAGCGGTGATCGAGGCGCTCGCCCGCGTGCGCACCGTCACCTTCGACAAGACAGGCACCCTCACGGAAGGCCGGCCGCAGGTGGTCGATCTTGTGCCCGTGGCCGGGGCCGATGATGCCGCGTTGCTGCAGGCGGCCGCAGCCGTGGAGGCCGGGTCGTCCCATCCGCTGGCAAAGGCCATCGTCGCCCGGGCCCAAGCCCTATCCCTCGCCATTCCGGCCGCCGAAGGTGGCCGCGCCATGGCCGGCAAGGGTGTCGAGGCGACCGTTGAAGGCCGGCACGTCCAGGTGGTTTCGCCCCGTCATGCGGCGGAGCTGAAGGTCCTGTCCGGTCCGGCCGAGGCAGTGGCAACCCGGCTCGAAGGCGACGGCAAGACGGTCGTCTGTGTCCTGCGGGATGGTCAGCTTCTTGGCCTCGTCGCGCTGCGCGACGAACCGCGCGAGGATGCGCGCAGCGGCATCCGCCAGCTGGACGGGCTCGGTGTCGCGGCCGTCATGCTCACCGGCGACAACGCCCGCACGGCTGCTGCCATCGCAGGTGGTCTCGGGCTCGCGGTCCGGGCCGAGCTGATGCCGGAAGACAAGGTGCGCGCGATCCGGGAGCTGGCCTCTGACGGCGGCGTGATGATGGTCGGTGATGGTATCAACGATGCGCCCGCGCTGGCGCAGGCGTCGGTCGGCGTTGCCATGGGCTCGGGCACCGATGTGGCACTGGAAACCGCCGACGCCGCCATCCTGCGGGACCGGGTCGGCGACGTGGCCGGCCTCCTGCGCCTTGCGCGCAAGGCCATGGGCAACATCCACCAGAACATCGCCATCGCGCTTGGACTGAAGGCGGTGTTCCTGGTGACGAGCGTGCTCGGGGTGACGGGGCTGTGGCTGGCGATTCTCGCCGACACCGGCGCCACCGTCCTCGTCACGCTCAATGCGCTGCGCCTGCTGGCCTATGACCCGGGCAAGGAGGGGTGA
- a CDS encoding metallophosphoesterase family protein, protein MTIRIAQISDTHLSPEKPFFRENFDKIAESLRDSRPDLVLNTGDLALDGADHEADLVEARAAHDSLGLEWHALPGNHDVGDHLDVARRQPVNAARLERYRSVFGPDCWSLDVPGWRLLGLNALTLGLDLAGAADQEMLVRDAVADLGGRSLAIFLHKPLMDETYEEDLASNRFTTKGPRQKLLAALGSVTPALIACGHVHQYRDTLVAGTRHIWAPATSFMISDPWQPGYGVKAVGYVEHAFEADGSFSHRLVGVRGLVHHDLASYPEAYGDVRAWGPGNA, encoded by the coding sequence ATGACCATTCGCATCGCCCAGATTTCCGACACGCATCTGTCGCCGGAAAAGCCGTTCTTCCGGGAGAATTTCGACAAGATCGCGGAAAGCCTGCGCGACAGCCGGCCTGACCTCGTCCTCAACACCGGCGATCTGGCGCTGGATGGCGCCGATCACGAGGCAGATCTCGTCGAGGCTCGCGCCGCCCATGACAGCCTCGGGCTGGAGTGGCATGCCCTGCCCGGCAATCATGACGTGGGCGATCACCTCGATGTGGCCCGCCGCCAGCCGGTCAACGCCGCACGCCTCGAGCGCTACCGCTCGGTGTTCGGTCCCGACTGCTGGAGCCTCGATGTTCCGGGCTGGCGCCTCCTTGGCCTCAATGCCCTGACGCTCGGGCTGGATCTGGCCGGTGCGGCCGACCAGGAAATGCTGGTGCGCGATGCGGTGGCGGATCTCGGCGGCCGGTCGCTGGCGATCTTCCTGCACAAGCCGCTGATGGACGAGACCTACGAGGAAGACCTCGCCAGCAACCGTTTCACCACGAAGGGACCGCGCCAGAAGCTGCTGGCTGCACTCGGCAGCGTGACCCCGGCCCTGATTGCCTGCGGCCACGTGCACCAGTACCGCGACACGCTGGTCGCCGGCACGCGGCATATCTGGGCTCCGGCCACCTCCTTCATGATTTCCGATCCCTGGCAGCCCGGCTATGGCGTCAAGGCGGTCGGCTATGTCGAACATGCCTTCGAGGCCGACGGCAGCTTCTCGCACCGCCTCGTCGGCGTGCGCGGTCTGGTGCACCACGACCTCGCCAGCTACCCGGAAGCCTATGGCGACGTCCGCGCCTGGGGTCCGGGCAACGCCTGA